One window from the genome of Paraconexibacter algicola encodes:
- a CDS encoding peroxiredoxin yields the protein MGHLSVGDAAPDFTLPGTDGAFTLSEHRGRRVVLLFYPGDDTSVCTKQFCDYRDHAEDLAALPAVVVGISGADKASKDAFHRKYDLNVPLLADEDGAVATAYDMDSKVMGVKRGTVIVDETGTVAYVHSFRFALKYKTVDDLREILEQLPAPGIPST from the coding sequence ATGGGCCATCTCTCCGTCGGTGACGCCGCCCCGGACTTCACGCTCCCCGGCACGGACGGCGCCTTCACCCTCTCCGAGCACCGCGGCCGGCGGGTCGTGCTGCTCTTCTACCCCGGCGACGACACGAGCGTCTGCACGAAGCAGTTCTGCGACTACCGCGACCACGCGGAGGACCTCGCGGCGCTGCCGGCGGTCGTCGTCGGGATCAGCGGCGCCGACAAGGCGTCCAAGGACGCGTTCCACCGCAAGTACGACCTCAACGTCCCGCTGCTGGCGGACGAGGACGGCGCGGTCGCCACCGCCTACGACATGGACTCGAAGGTCATGGGCGTCAAGCGCGGCACGGTGATCGTCGACGAGACCGGCACGGTCGCGTACGTGCACAGCTTCCGCTTCGCCCTGAAGTACAAGACGGTCGACGACCTGCGCGAGATCCTCGAGCAGCTCCCGGCCCCCGGGATTCCGTCAACCTGA